The Papaver somniferum cultivar HN1 unplaced genomic scaffold, ASM357369v1 unplaced-scaffold_107, whole genome shotgun sequence genome includes a region encoding these proteins:
- the LOC113328440 gene encoding uncharacterized protein LOC113328440, translated as MLLLNIARSFSTPDPRFVTQWKIFFSITLFLLAILVNSESTIDQHLPQRKILPTFNVLNFGAVGDGIHDDTRASGNKYVHELVKLIEIMTPQNKAGTTTVIARTGAKIQTRIFQEP; from the exons A TGTTGTTGCTTAATATAGCAAGATCTTTCTCCACACCAGACCCAAGATTTGTTACGCAATGgaaaatcttcttctccatcactcTATTTCTTCTCGCCATCTTAGTAAATTCAG AATCAACTATAGACCAACATCTGCCACAAAGGAAAATACTACCAACATTCAACGTGCTGAATTTCGGTGCTGTCGGTGACGGTATTCACGATGACACTCGA GCCAGTGGAAATAAGTATGTACATGAGCTAGTGAAGCTCATAGAGATTATGACTCCTCAAAACAAAGCAGGAACAACCACAGTTATCGCAAGAACAGGAGCAAAAATCCAGACAAGGATTTTCCAAG AACCTTAA